One segment of Haemophilus influenzae DNA contains the following:
- the tig gene encoding trigger factor has translation MSLNIETTQGLERRVAITVPTEIVSKAVREEFKRAAKNVRVDGFRKGHVPAHIIEQRFGASIRQDVLNDLLPRHFFDAVIAEKINIAGRPTFAIETFEEGKDLVFTATFEVYPEVKLQGLENIKVEKPTVEITEADIDKMIDVLRKQQATWAESQDVVKADDRVTIDFVGSVDGEEFEGGKATDFVLFMGQGRMIPGFEEGIVGHKAGEQFDIDVTFPAEYHAENLKGKAAKFAITLKKIENMVLPELTDEFVAKFGPNTKSVADLRAEIRKNMERELKNALVSRVKQQVINGLIEQNPIDVPASAVEEEINVLRNQAAQRFGGNAQQTAQLPRELFEAEATRRVQVGLLFSEVIKSNELKADEERAKAMIADIASAYEQPAEVVEYYSKNEELMNNIRNVVLEEQAVDAVLAKAQVTEKVSSFDEIMNPQA, from the coding sequence ATGTCATTAAATATTGAAACAACTCAAGGTTTAGAACGCCGCGTAGCGATTACCGTTCCAACTGAAATTGTCTCTAAAGCCGTTCGTGAAGAATTTAAACGTGCTGCAAAAAATGTGCGCGTAGATGGTTTCCGTAAAGGCCATGTTCCTGCCCATATCATTGAACAACGTTTTGGTGCGTCAATTCGTCAAGATGTATTAAACGATTTATTACCACGTCATTTTTTTGATGCTGTTATTGCAGAAAAAATTAATATTGCAGGTCGTCCAACTTTTGCTATTGAAACTTTTGAAGAAGGTAAAGACTTAGTTTTCACTGCAACTTTCGAGGTTTATCCAGAAGTTAAATTACAAGGTTTAGAAAATATTAAAGTTGAAAAACCAACTGTTGAAATCACGGAAGCTGACATTGATAAAATGATCGATGTGTTACGTAAACAACAAGCTACTTGGGCTGAAAGTCAAGATGTTGTAAAAGCAGATGATCGTGTCACTATTGATTTTGTTGGCTCTGTAGATGGCGAAGAATTTGAAGGTGGTAAAGCTACTGACTTCGTATTATTTATGGGTCAAGGTCGTATGATTCCAGGTTTTGAAGAAGGAATTGTTGGTCATAAAGCAGGTGAGCAATTTGATATTGATGTGACTTTCCCAGCGGAATACCACGCAGAAAACTTGAAAGGTAAAGCAGCAAAATTTGCGATCACTTTGAAAAAAATCGAAAATATGGTGTTGCCTGAATTAACAGATGAATTTGTTGCTAAATTTGGCCCTAATACTAAGTCTGTTGCTGATTTGCGTGCAGAAATCCGTAAAAATATGGAACGTGAATTGAAAAATGCGTTAGTTTCTCGTGTTAAACAACAAGTAATCAATGGTTTAATTGAACAAAATCCGATTGATGTGCCAGCTTCTGCAGTAGAAGAAGAAATTAATGTATTACGTAATCAAGCAGCTCAACGTTTTGGCGGTAATGCACAACAAACTGCACAGTTACCACGTGAATTATTTGAAGCGGAAGCAACTCGTCGTGTACAAGTGGGTTTATTATTCTCTGAAGTGATTAAATCTAATGAATTAAAAGCTGATGAAGAACGCGCTAAAGCAATGATTGCAGATATTGCATCAGCTTACGAGCAGCCAGCAGAAGTTGTGGAATATTACAGTAAAAACGAAGAGTTAATGAATAATATTCGCAATGTAGTATTGGAAGAACAAGCTGTTGATGCAGTACTTGCAAAAGCACAAGTAACAGAAAAAGTTTCTTCATTCGATGAAATTATGAATCCACAAGCATAA
- the clpP gene encoding ATP-dependent Clp endopeptidase proteolytic subunit ClpP, producing MSSFNEKGKKMSVIPMVVEQTSRGERSYDIYSRLLKERVIFLSGEVEDRMANLIVAQLLFLESEDPTKDINIYINSPGGSVTAGMAIYDTMQFIKPDIRTLCIGQACSMGAFLLAGGTAGKRAALPNARVMIHQPLGGFRGQASDIQIHAQEILKIKHTLNDRLAFHTGQSIERIEKDTDRDNFMSAEEAQAYGLVDEVLVKR from the coding sequence ATTAGCAGTTTTAATGAAAAAGGTAAGAAAATGAGTGTAATTCCTATGGTCGTTGAACAGACTTCGCGTGGCGAACGTTCGTACGACATTTATTCCCGTTTATTAAAAGAACGAGTGATTTTCCTAAGTGGAGAAGTGGAAGATCGTATGGCAAATTTAATTGTGGCACAGTTGCTTTTTTTAGAATCGGAAGATCCAACTAAAGACATCAATATTTATATCAACTCTCCAGGCGGTTCTGTGACCGCAGGTATGGCAATTTACGACACAATGCAATTTATTAAGCCAGATATTCGCACTCTTTGTATTGGTCAAGCTTGTTCAATGGGCGCATTCTTGCTTGCTGGCGGAACTGCTGGCAAACGAGCTGCATTGCCTAATGCGCGAGTGATGATTCATCAACCTTTGGGTGGTTTCCGTGGTCAAGCATCGGATATTCAAATTCACGCACAAGAAATTTTGAAAATTAAACACACCTTAAATGATCGTTTAGCATTCCATACTGGACAAAGTATTGAGCGTATTGAGAAAGATACCGACCGCGATAATTTTATGTCAGCTGAAGAAGCACAAGCGTATGGTTTGGTGGATGAAGTCTTAGTTAAACGTTAA
- the clpX gene encoding ATP-dependent protease ATP-binding subunit ClpX: MTDKDKDLHCSFCGKEKDEVDKLIAGTDGYICNECIELCHSMLEESNDENLEESAVENKDKLPTPHEIRAHLDDYVIGQDYAKKVLSVAVYNHYKRLRTNYESNDVELGKSNILLIGPTGSGKTLLAQTLARRLNVPFAMADATTLTEAGYVGEDVENVLQKLLQNCEYDTEKAEKGIIYIDEIDKISRKSEGASITRDVSGEGVQQALLKLIEGTIASIPPQGGRKHPQQEMVKLDTSKILFICGGAFAGLDKIIDKRTQTSTSIGFNAKVEKDEKKQSLSELFRQVEPDDLMKFGLIPEFIGRLPMIAPLSELDEDALIQILTKPKNALIKQYQALFGLEKVELDFTPEALKAMAKKALERKTGARGLRSIVEAVLLDTMYDLPSLENLQKVIVDESTIVDNLAPKLEY, encoded by the coding sequence ATGACAGACAAAGATAAAGATTTGCACTGCTCTTTTTGCGGAAAAGAAAAAGACGAAGTAGATAAATTAATTGCTGGCACAGACGGTTATATTTGTAATGAATGTATTGAACTTTGTCACTCAATGCTTGAAGAAAGTAATGATGAAAATTTAGAGGAAAGTGCGGTCGAAAATAAAGATAAATTGCCAACGCCTCACGAAATTCGCGCCCATCTGGATGATTATGTTATTGGTCAAGATTATGCGAAAAAAGTGCTTTCTGTAGCGGTTTATAATCATTATAAACGCTTGCGAACTAACTATGAAAGCAATGATGTAGAGCTTGGCAAAAGTAATATTTTACTTATAGGGCCTACAGGTAGCGGAAAAACGTTACTTGCGCAAACATTAGCTCGTCGTTTAAATGTACCCTTTGCGATGGCGGATGCAACCACATTAACGGAAGCTGGTTATGTGGGAGAAGATGTGGAGAATGTATTACAGAAACTTTTGCAAAATTGTGAATACGATACTGAAAAAGCAGAGAAAGGCATTATTTATATTGATGAAATTGATAAAATTAGCCGTAAATCGGAAGGCGCATCAATTACTCGAGATGTTTCAGGGGAGGGGGTGCAACAGGCTTTATTAAAACTTATTGAAGGTACAATCGCTTCAATTCCACCTCAAGGCGGTCGTAAACATCCACAACAAGAAATGGTAAAATTGGATACGTCTAAAATTCTCTTTATTTGCGGCGGTGCATTTGCAGGATTAGATAAAATTATTGATAAACGCACTCAAACCAGTACGAGTATTGGTTTTAATGCCAAAGTTGAAAAAGATGAAAAAAAACAATCTCTTTCTGAATTATTCCGTCAAGTTGAACCTGATGATTTGATGAAATTTGGTTTAATTCCAGAATTTATCGGACGCTTGCCAATGATTGCCCCATTAAGTGAATTAGACGAAGATGCACTGATACAAATTCTCACAAAACCAAAAAACGCATTAATTAAACAATATCAAGCCTTATTTGGATTGGAAAAAGTAGAATTGGATTTCACACCAGAAGCATTAAAAGCAATGGCGAAAAAAGCACTTGAAAGAAAAACAGGTGCGCGTGGCTTACGTTCTATTGTAGAAGCAGTGTTGTTAGATACAATGTATGATCTACCGTCTCTTGAGAATTTACAAAAAGTTATCGTTGATGAATCGACAATTGTAGATAATCTTGCACCAAAATTAGAATATTAG
- the secE gene encoding preprotein translocase subunit SecE encodes MATEIVDKKKNTQEVIVEGKSKGLNTFLWVLAVIFFAAAAIGNIYFQQIYSLPIRVIGMAIALVIAFILAAITNQGTKARAFFNDSRTEARKVVWPTRAEARQTTLIVIGVTMIASLFFWAVDSIIVTVINFLTDLRF; translated from the coding sequence ATGGCAACCGAAATTGTTGATAAAAAGAAAAATACGCAAGAAGTGATCGTTGAAGGCAAGTCTAAAGGTTTAAATACATTCCTTTGGGTTTTAGCTGTGATCTTTTTTGCTGCTGCGGCAATTGGGAATATTTATTTCCAACAAATCTATTCTTTACCGATTCGTGTTATTGGTATGGCTATTGCATTAGTCATTGCATTTATTTTAGCGGCAATTACTAATCAAGGAACAAAAGCACGCGCATTCTTTAATGACTCTCGCACAGAAGCGCGTAAAGTCGTATGGCCAACCCGTGCTGAAGCACGTCAGACAACATTGATCGTTATCGGGGTAACAATGATTGCTTCTCTCTTCTTTTGGGCAGTAGATTCGATTATTGTGACAGTAATTAATTTCTTAACTGATTTGAGATTCTAA
- the nusG gene encoding transcription termination/antitermination protein NusG, with protein MTEETTVSKKRWYVLQAFSGFESRVALTLREYIKQQQMEDQFGEVLVPTEEVVENVAGKRRKSERKFFPGYVLVEMEMNDETWHLVKSVPRVMGFIGGTPDKPAPISKREADTILNRLEQNTDKPRHRNEYHPGEEVRVTEGPFADFNGTVEEVDYEKGRLKVSVSIFGRATPVELEFGQVEKIH; from the coding sequence ATGACTGAAGAAACAACAGTATCAAAAAAACGTTGGTATGTATTACAAGCGTTTTCTGGCTTTGAAAGTCGTGTAGCTCTAACTTTACGTGAATACATCAAACAACAACAAATGGAAGATCAATTTGGTGAAGTTTTAGTGCCAACTGAAGAAGTGGTGGAAAATGTAGCAGGAAAACGTCGCAAAAGTGAACGTAAATTTTTTCCAGGTTATGTACTTGTAGAAATGGAAATGAATGATGAAACTTGGCATCTAGTAAAAAGCGTGCCAAGAGTGATGGGTTTTATCGGTGGTACACCAGATAAACCTGCGCCTATTTCTAAACGTGAAGCGGATACTATTTTAAATCGCCTTGAACAAAATACTGATAAACCTCGTCATCGAAATGAATATCATCCAGGCGAGGAAGTTCGTGTGACTGAAGGTCCATTTGCTGATTTTAATGGTACAGTAGAAGAAGTAGATTATGAAAAAGGTCGCTTAAAAGTGTCTGTATCAATTTTTGGTCGTGCAACACCAGTTGAGCTTGAATTTGGTCAAGTTGAAAAAATACACTAA